The genomic window CAGACGCTAACCTCTATTGTTCACTTGCTGTTAATCAGGAAATGCACGGCACTTACTATAatgcgtataacgatacgtaaaTGCGTGCTAAACCGAGAGtgatggaaattgaaatattactcCCAACGATATATTTATCTGCAACGCACGCTCTATAATACGCTATTCGAGAAAGATCGCACAGAattaattgtttgttttcGTCTCGAAATGTCACGATCGAGTTGATAGAACAGATGGTGGTTCGATATAGTCGATatggtatttaataaataatccgCGTGATTGTATCTTCACTGTGTAAGTCCATGCAAGAGTTTCTAGGAATTCTGTGCAtacataaatttcaagatCAACTTCACCGCAAAGCAATAATACTCATTTGCTGCTTTACTTAACCATACGCATGGATTCTGAGCCTTTAAACTACGAATTTGATCTGTAGTAACATGTTCGCGCATGCGCGAACTCATCGCGGCGAAATATGTTTTTACGAAACTCTCGAATATTCTCGTGTGTAGACaaaacttataaaaaaattggaaatttatcttaaataaaGTAGTtcgcaaaagtatttgaataatgATGATAGAaaacttctatatatatatatatatatatatatatatatatatatatatgtatgtgtgtgatgtataacatattttgaaattttattaacactaTAATGAAACATGATTGTTATAACTataattggtaaaatttggaaccaatctgaaaatatatataagagttacaaaatatttattgcaaacatatatctagtaaaaaattagtacGCAGTATGAATAGCCatcttaaatgtataataaatgttaaagatGGTCCCAgtttaatgaataattagTTCTTTGAATACTTTTGATTTGATTCACAAcagtttaaaaatacaaaatatcaatttacgATTTCGTAAACTTTTGACGAAGCCTTTAAATAGAACTTTTGGTTCagagataatatatttttatagtattataaatataatttggcAACTTTAGAATACTTTGAGAATGTATAAGTATCTGACAAGTGTAAAGAAAACACGTGTTATTAAGTGCGCAATAATACACATCACTGGCGCCTTAGAAAATGCAACCACACTCGCAAGACTGCAAAGGAATTATGTTATCTCGTTGtaaaatcaaaaaaattattcattctatgaattaattgtaattttattttgtaaataactcatatttgaataatttcttaacattatctttcatcgatattctaaaataagaaaatgtcgGAAATAACAACATTCTTCGCAAATTACAGTCATTAATCAAAAATTATGCATTGTCATTTTTACTACAATAGAAATATGTGCATGAACATCCTGTATAAGagacatgacgttataacgtgaattGTATACTTTAAGTTTTTGTCATGGATAGAACCGAAAATCTACCTGCTGGATCTTAATTTGACAGTAGTATAAAACCTGTTTAGCTGTGAAAGTTCGGTGcgtgaaataagaaaaaattgctCCGTCTATCATTATTCTCCTTTTATTCAGGCCTCAGTCTCGGCTCCGTAAACCTTCCTAGAAACAGTTGACTcaagataatataaatctcCAATCTTATTTCTTACTTATGAACATCGTTCTTTTATCTTcaaaaaaattcgaaaggtATTTGTAGAGAGATAttgataaagatattaaaccTCGCAtagaaagtgaaaataatCTAATCAGAATTCCTCCAAATCGATTAGTTATCGCtaactttgaaatatatgCAACCTTGTATCCTTTAATTACAAACACCATTTACTCatcaacaaataaatatattcaataatcatttcttaaaatatatttagaaatacattgatccttttgaaaaaataaaaataatccaaTTAGCTTTTTCCAACTCGTCTAGTTCACGCTAACTTTGAGCGTACAATTATGCAAATGAGGCCATGAGTAGATAAAACTTTTCTTGTAAATCGTCGATGGCACAAATTCACGCACGACTCCTTGAAACTTGTCTTGCATCGTCGTTCACCTGCTGCACAgaatacaaataaagaaatgcaTAGTAACCATGGAATAATTGTGAACTGTGTAAAATGGTCAATTGGTATAAACGACCTTTTATTTGAAtgatatggaaattgaaaatacaattaatgCACCTCGTAGCCTGATTGATATCGGCTGTCGTTCGTTCACAACTCAATGACGATCGTATCGGTTCGTATGCGTTTCCTCAAGAATAGCCTTTCATAAATAAAGTTCCTGTCTCATCCTTCGCCGTGTAGTCAGGATCGAAAGTGGATTTTCCACAGCGATTCTCGGTTGGCTCGCGTTTCTATGAATCCACTTTTATAATACATCACTTATCTGCATACAAACACGAGAAAAATATACCTCGTGCCATTTGCAAGCATAAAATGCACATCTCATGTAATCGATtccaatgaattttaaaattcctttgaaatatttttttcgttacAGAAAGATTCTAACAACAGTAAAATCGAGTACCGTAAGATTTTCTTGTATATTCTTTGATCGTACCGCggctatatataaatatccaaagtgaattatacaattaattatcgcTCGACCGAACCaatatttctaattgtaaATCACTCGAATTATTTACACGTACGCCTCTACGTtgaataacttttaattatgtCAAGGAGAGGATGATTGAACGGAAAACAAATCACCCTGATGATCGAGACAAATAAActtccatttaaaaataagatataaaataagtGGTCAACTGCGCGCTACGTGAGAATTACGAGGAGGGATTTCCCTTTTTGCGGCGTGATTAATTACATTGTTGTGCCGGTGGTACACGGTGGCGTCTCGATACCTGGCCAGATACTCCCTCGCTTACCGTATCACCATTGCGATGGCAAAAAACAAGCGTCATTGCCCGTGGTCGCATCTTTCAGTAGAAACACGTGAGAAAGTAGAGACGTACAAGACACAGAGCGAGCTTACGTATGTTAAGGCCGTGTAGCCGGTTATTATGTAGCCGATATGGTTCCGAGGCAATTAATACTATTGTTATGATTCAGACGAATACGTCATGTGTGCTTGAACGGCGATGCAACCGCCGCGTTTCGATTAGTATGTATTCGACCATAGAGACTCGCGGCTGCTTGCTCCCTGGTCCTGCTCGCCCTGCGAAACGAGCACCGCTCCGTTTGCGCTTTAATGGCTTTCTAAATAATGTCTTGGGAAATGTGTGCGCGCCTGCCACCCGGAACGGATGTAATTAATAGTTCAGTGTCGTGAGAGTACATAGTATGGTATCGACAAGtgatcgttcgattcgatatGGGCTCTctacgtttcgtttaattcgcTGGTTGCAGGAAGAATCCTAAATTCGGCGGTGATCGGGCAACAGATATGGAATGCGGTGGAAGAACTGAAATGCACGGTAGTCGCGAGGTGATTGTGTAAATATATGCACGTTGCTGTGACTCAATCCATTGGAAAGGAAACAATGATAACGATGGACGTTCGTGAAAACCGTGTAAGGATTCTTTGACTTGGTTTTGCGACGAGGTGGCAAACAGCATTTGTAACAGACGATACGGGGAGTTTAGCAAAACGGGAAACGAgggataaataagaaattatgcCGAACAATAATCTAGCTGAAAAAGAGTCTCTAAACAGGAACAGTATTTTGATGCAGGACGAAAAAACATCGAGTGAGAGGTATGGCAAGGGCAACACGGTTACCATCCAGAGGAGCACCGAAGATATAGCCAGTAAATCAAGCAAAGCGACTCAGATTGATCTCATCCAATTGTCTTACGGTACACAAAGAATCAAGCCGACTTCTCTGGCTTATTTGCCCAGACAGGCGAGCGAATCCGGTTATCCCTGTTACTCCAAGAGCTCCTCCTTATGCCCGTCTCAGAGTGAATTAGTTCTATCGCCAAGGAACAGGAATAgtcgttatgtagctttagaTATGAGATCTATGGGTAGTTTCCCATTATCAAATTGTCATACCTCGGTAAATAATATGCCATACACATGTTGTTGTACGTGTGTGGGGTCACCTGTGCCTCCAACATCTTCCCCACAGCAGACGGAAGAACAAGATGGTCCTGAGGGTCTCTCATGGAGGAGACTTCACATGAGCAGAGCTAAATTGAAAGCAACTGCAACAACGTCAGAATTATTAAGCGGTTTCGCTATGGTGAGCATCACATCTCGTCATAGTATATAATCGTCTATTAAAATTCCTTGGACGACTGTTTATGCAGTGGTGATTAATTACGCTATTAACCGTCCACACGTGGCCCTTGATGATCCTAATTGTCGATGCGCACAAATATTAGATATCGATCCGACGACAGAAACGCGTATTGATTTTAATCAGTGAATTTTCGTGACAGAAGGGCGAATTccattataacaaatttcaaaatgcgCGTTGCTGAACATTTTAGcgagtaaatatttcaagaaaatctgTGTTTGTATAATCAGAAAACTCACGACGGGTTACACAACGTTTCCTGAAAATCATTAGACAGAAGTGGACGACAATTCCGTGTAATCTTCAGTCTCGTCTATGATTACATAAGACAAATATCACTTTCTTTAACAATACACCTCGACTTGACGCAGGCATAATTGATTTTACAATGGGTTTCGCAAATAGCGTCGAATCTGTGATCTCATTCGTAATCGCACGTACGAATCGTATAAACCATTTGACAGCAAAATTTCTCGGAAGATACTTGTTTTTATTGGCCGGTAATAAAATCCGATGTAACTTtcatttgctttttttttttatctttccagGTAGCTATGGTTGAACTGCAAATAAACGAGCCAACCGCGGTGCCGGAGTGGCTGTTTGTGATGTTCGCTGTTTGCACAACCGTCCTAGTATCAGTACACATCTTTGCTTTAATGATAAGCACGTATTTATTGCCCAATATCGAGGCCATCAGTAAACTTCAGGTATCTCGGCTTGTCACGGAATCTCCTCATGAGAGAATGCGCGGCTTCATCGAGTTGGCTTGGGCATTTTCTACGGTGTTAGGATTATTTCTGTTCTTAGTGGAGGTGGCTATACTGTGCTGGGTGAAATTCTGGGATTACTCGTTCACAGCCGCCACTGCCAGTACGATTATAGTTATCCCGGTCCTTATAGTGTTCATTGCCTTCGCCGTTCACTTCTATCATTCGTTAGTTGTATACAAATGCGAGTCCTCGGTATCTGATATGAACGAGCTGGAAAGCATTAAGAGAAATTTAGATAACGTGACGATGAGACAGAGCAGCGTGTGACGATTCTGTAAAAGATTGCCATCGACGTTCATTGATCGTTGAGTCCTTGCCTCCTAAAATATGCCCCAGACTGTACGTTATTTACTCGCGTTTCATTCCGTAGTATCGTAATTGTACTTAATGATATATATCCGAATACACGTAAACAGTGATGGAAAAAGAACACATGTAAGTTTATTCAATAACTTTACTTATTCAACGCGAACACGCGCGAGGCGCGATcgtgtttttttattatatataaaaatgtacatagcTGTACACATGCAAGTCGAGAATTGCAACAGTACAAGCAAAGTGCTCTTATAAGTATATTAGCTATATTATTTTagcatttaattatattctatttatgaCTTATAATTcccgatttcttcttttaaatgtatttttctcatttatcttgctttttatttcatacatcGTATCactaatatgtatatatataatatatatataatatatgtcaTTTTTTTGTCACTTAGTTTGTGGGAAAACTGAAGGACAGTCGAGTCTGTTATTTATGTACATGCTTCCCATTCTGAAACTTGTTATCCTagtcaaaataaataatccatCAGACTTGAAGACTCCCGTTAATTAAAACGTGGCTCGTTACGTAAGTTtataagaaaggaaaaaatataattttacacatCTTTCATTTTCGCCATAAACTAAGTTATAAtcttatcgatcgatattttctatattgttATGCGTTAAATTCTgtttgtacaaaaaaaaaagcaatacgaattaaaaaagagaattaaagCAAGAACATGATACAATCATTTCCCtatatgaaaaagtaatttgttGATGCAGCCCTAATAACGAAAGCATTGaaacacattttattattgcacGATATCtctatataaagatatacatcatggttttttctctttttaactAAAATGTTTAACTAACTacttaaatttattgaaacaaaattttattcaataaatcgCATCTTTGATTACAAAGTGAACGAAAAATTgacgatacaaaattaatgcATAGAGTTAACATAGTatagtatgtatgtacattcaatgaaataaaagaactcAAAATGTACATTATGAAAACATTAACCCTACATtgtagataaaaaaaaaaaaaggaagaaatagaaagaagaacgaacCATAAAATGAGTTTTAAGCTTTCTGAACTTTAATAGAACGGAGTTAAACTCATCCAGTTTATGGATGATCTCaagtcttcttcttttatgttTACAACGGAAGTAgttaaaatatactttgtcACTTATATCCTTATATCTTATGAGAGAAATACGTAGATATTTCTTCTGTACGACTCATCCAAAGATTACTTCATCTAGACGAGTAATGAATGAGAATAAATTGCTTGTGCTATGGACAGGTAAACGAATAAAGTATAGGAAGAAtcacaattttatacaaaaactAATTAGATTGTATAAAAAGGAGTATTTTTATCagtgtaatatttaatatatcgtataaattgcTTAAATTCCTTTCATCCACGTTAACACaagcaagagaaaaaaaaataaaaacaatcaCATATGCAAATaatcttttgttctttttttttaagtttagaATTATTAGTGTTTGTACATTaatctatattaatttaacattaatctATTAACCTTATAAAAGTAAGAACAAAAtacttaaaagaaaaatgaaatatcgaaatttttctaatgaaCAAAATCGCaagtataatattcttttcttttttccttcgtccACGTTACAGTTTAGAGTTTACTTTCTATCTCAATATACAAGTGTACAAGATATTGTATTTCTGTACCCGATGATTTACTGCACCTATCATCATATTATACCATTCTAGGTGCAAAACAGATTACATTACAGATTAAAAAACGTATCGCTTtccttaaaatattcttatccataaaatatattcacagaccaaaattctaatatacatatatgtaattcgTTCGTAATCTTTAGAATGTGATgaataaagtattataaaaacaaacaGTAAACAACTAACATCATTTAGATTCTAGATTCCTTCGTAATCTACGGTAAATAATAGGAATTATGAAAGcaattaatttactttgtgACACATTgcgtaatattgtattatatatcatattatgttGTATCATGTCAATTTATGGTATtataaattgagaaaaattgaacaaaaaagattgattaattatatctttttgaGAGACCTCTAAATATGTTGGCTTTCATACAATTTACTCTCCCTCCTTCAGTCTTGTTtctaaataaacatataaagtCTTTCTGGTGCCCATCCATAGCAAGAGCTTAGTTAAAACACTCTATTTTTCCATCATAAATCCTTCTTTCTTATCACGAAATAGTCCTTGAAAATCAAGACACAAATACGCAATTtactcattttttttttttttttgttgacaataaaattctacaacATCCACTTTTCATTTCCctaaaaattgtttgcaattttacatCGTGCTGTACAAAGTTAGCAAGATGTTTGGCAAGTTGAAATGCTTGCTGTTTATCCTAATAACGaactgtaaatttttattcttaagtttataaaaaccaaaatttatatacacgtTTGTGTAGAGAATGCTCTGTTCAATGCTAGCTCCAAGTAAAAGAAAGTCACAACCTACACACATACGTTCACTAGATTTTCATGGAAATcgtcgaataattattaaattactctATCCATAACTACACGTTACATACAATTAGTTTGATATTGAttgaacaataaattaaaaagaaccTTTCTGCGTAGAGAATATCACACACATTTATAACAGAGTTatagcaaaattattaatatgtatatgtgttaTTGGTTTAGtgtaaaaaagaaggaatacaaaaattgtgtattatgaaatattaaaaatttgtatagtaAAGCCATtgtaaaactaaaaaaaagaaagagatacctatccgtttttttttttaagtgaATTTCAGAACacgtttttacgtatttacTAAACCATGAAAGAATAATTAGTAAACGGTATATTACCTTACCATTTACTTTAtctattatacataattcattCATTTACTCAACATCGAATTTAAGACCACAAAATGAATACCAATGACATATTGATAATAGACAGTATTCTAAATACGCTTTCCGAAAATTGCTTTATCTGtcactttaataaaaaaaattttgtcgtaatttttattgtatttttaatatcatattaaatcaatGTCGTAGTGTAGTATACCTTTACGTTTCCCATGTATTAAATCGTAATTTGCATTGTGGCATTAAAAGACGCatgtgtaaaaaaaattacttacattAAATgacattgataaaaataaggaCGTTATGATAAGTGACAATGGGATTCTATTAGTAGCTTTCCTCCCATAATGTGTAATATACACAAACCCATGACTGTTGTCAAACTTCCATGTGTTTGGAAGGTTGTTGAGATATGAATGGTTCGCTCCACATTCGACGTAAATCTCCCTGTAAATATCACATTCATTACAATTCACGTTGtttacataaaaagaaattagaagtACTAAGTAAAAATACCTTCAAATATGCCATTGTGAGCAATGGCAATAAAGTAAAGGGCACAAGGTACAATAAGGCAGGTTGCGCAGCTTTGAACACCTCAGAGCTTACAGTAGCAGTAAGTAAACCAAGAAAATAACCGATGAGTgaacaatgaaaataactAATGCGATTGATGTGTCGTGGCGGTGGAACTCCTGTTTCACAACCACCGGGCAACAATTGAGTCTTTTTGTacgcgtcatatcgtaaaacgaagCAAAGCAGCAGGCCTGGCATAACGACATCGCCAAGACCTAACATTGAAAAATGTCCTGCTTGATGCATCGATGGAAACACTAATTTCCCAGGTAAAGGAAGTTTTGGTGCTTCTCTTGCTACACCGCCTAAGTGCAACCTTCTAGCCACAAGATTCACTGGATTATCTGCTGGTCTAGTTGCTAcctgtaaataataatatataaaacacttTAATACAAACGTTCATTTATCGcaaatttattgaaacttaCCTTAACCATTACGTTTGTGCTGAATATataagatgaaaagaaaaccCAGAAGACATCATAAATGAGTAATCCAGTTAAGAGTATGGTGGATACCTTTAGACTAGGTAATCGAATAAATGCAATGAATGCTACACAAAGTCCCATACCCATTGCATCCATGAGTAGCCAATGCCCAGTCAGTACCCAAATGCATACTATACTCACACtcaatgaaaatgaaagtaattCTGCACCAGTAAACCTTCCACAGACACCAAaggatattttattaccatCCGAACATGGTCTAATGATATATTGACACATGggcaaaagaagaaatgccAATGCAACTGCAGCTACGACTGCAAAATAAATGTCCTTGATTAGATGCTGTTTTTCATATGGAtgataataatcataaaatctATCATTCTATGAAACTTACTGGCTGTACAGATTGCTACAAGCATTTGCATGctatcaaaaaagaaaaacatgaCGAGTAGAGAAATGGAAGCACCAAGAGGTAGACAAAGAGCATGCATTGTATTTAGTGTTTGAACTCTTCCATTAGCACCATCTGCATTTGCTGTGCTGCTGTTACTCAAAATTCCAGTCAATAAATTACcacgttccttttctttttctctttctctagcTTCCTGTTCCATGTTTAGAGATCGGAAACTGCCATAGACtatcaataaaattgatattaggAAAGTGGATATCCTAGATGAATCCATTATGGTATAAGCCCTAAAATGGTAAATGACCGTTGAACACCAGTATTAACTTCAATCAAGTACTACTTAGTTTATTactcaataatattttaattctaaaataaatattaattgtaagaCTAACCACTGATAGTCAACTTGATACGTGGCCATCTTTAAAAATGCCTGGCCAAAGCATGAAACGCTATGCTAGGACACCTTCTGACATTTAGATGTCCTATTTGAAAGTGCTTTCTGCTTGCACTAACCTACATCAGAGATCATCTGTAATCACTATAAATATAACACGTTAACATCTACAACATAAAAATCTCCAAAacagaaatacatataatacatagcTGCTGTACCTGCAACGCTGTGCATTCAACATTGTCAGTAATGAAATTAGGCCTTGTGTAACTTCGGTCACCccctttaaaaaataaaacaagaatacAACATCAGTGATattaaacgacgaaataaaacaatcaaaATTACTACCAAGGTAATTACATAAAGATACGGAGTCCCGTCATCTAAAATGGGaacgcaaaaaaaaaatagtaattcAATAGGTCAATGAGTTTTATGAGTTTTCGAAGAGTCGTGTAACTAATATGGCAGTGATCGCATCGTGAGAAAACGCACTCGGAATGCTCACAATAAGTCAGAATAATTCACGTCCATCAGTAAAAACCACCGAGATATTAGACGCGGAAGACACTTTCGTACAGCTACTTTCAAACTTTCGCTACACTCGTTTGTAACAACCAAACGCGGTGCTAGTGTAATATCAGCTACGATTGCCCTTTTACGAGATGTTAACGCTAGCAGTAAGCTCACTGCAATTCCACTGGCATTTCATTGAATGTATCATAAGTGAATGGAACaaatattagaaagaaatgaaaattatttgtaaaacataGATGTACACCATTTTGGTAAACAGAAGGGTCACGTGACTAGCTGTGGCCCCAAGAGGTTGCTACTCCCTTACCCCAGATTATGTCTCGACGCGATATTTTAGAGACCCAGACATCTCACCTGGGCGGTCCGAAGTTTGGCCCTTTTGTACGTTCTCTCATCACCTCATGTATTCACGATTTCCGTGATAACGAGTAAAAGTCACGAGAGAATACGAAAACACGAGAAAAGTATATTAGCGCGCGATCGGTCAACTACCACAGTTAACTACACAGGTCAACTGTTGGTTGACAGGCGCAGACCTGCGTCAAGATTCTCTACTGGGTGTTCGAAATGCATTaactttaacaaattaatatctgCAATAGCAAGGCAGTAGCAAGCAGCATGTTTCGCATccgtttcgtttattttaaataagcaatactttttttttaatgtacaaaaagtattttcgacgaatttctaatattatcttccaataataaatttcacgttgAAACATGCAACAGTCGGCGCACGAAACTGTGTTTCATTATGTAATGgttatatatttcgtatattataatatagtgAAAGAATGAACATAtccttttaattataaagagtacatttaatttaaaggaAAGTATCGTAAATTTACATTagttgttatttataatttttaagtattgAGTTATAACGGGgatttttattgtacattttatctttttcttcattatttcaagaaaatttagaTTACATCAGTAGAGCATAtgtattgatatatatataaatcttgGGGATAATGtatgtaagaaaattatatgCCTATATAACTTagcattttgtttattaaatttttttactatattggtagttatatttatgagaattttAAAACACTTAACAAAAGTGTTTAAAAATagctttattttaaaaataagttcTCATTAGATATATCAAAGAGgaaatatatatgcatatcataaactgttttatattatatatatatatgcgaaGTAAGGGAACGGTACTCGAAAGATGACTCGTATTAcagattaagaaatattttaaattttgatttgattcaatgaaattaaaacttacaatcataaactaaatataacACATATGTAATATCTTAGGAGATTTTGTATCATTTGTACTAAAATACCGACTGAGAAGAAGTAGTGGTTTTTGCGTCCCCTGTGATTTACAGTGATGATTTTAGCACGTTTTTGATGACGGATGACGGGAGTTGAGTCGGTAACGTTGGTATTCGTTTTCATATTAtcgataaagtaaaataacatTGAACTCTATCTTTCATAACTTTGCTTATTAAACCTTATCGAAAtaagaaacattaaattatcTGAATCAAACGATTAATACATGTAGTCGATCGAAGTTTTCGCATTTCTGtgtttcatatatatacattacgAATACGTGAGGTGACTACCTAGTTATTAATACATCGAAATTCGTAATATACTCTTCGTACGGTAAAACGAAGAGGCACTCGAACACTTCTTACTCGTGTGATCTGCTCAGATAAATTAAGAGCTTGGTTTCATTTGAAGATAATGGTCAGTATCAAACATCTAATCGAAGAGTGTACTGAGTGCTTCTTCATGACATTTCGGGCAATTCGCTCCAGCAGAACGTACGCATATTTCGCCAAATGACAGAACGAATATCTTTTCGTTGGCGTGTTCGTTCTAAAAAGTacgtaaaaaaagaattttgttagATTCCTGTCGCGTGATAAATCTATCCGTATgacgttaaataattatatgtatgttcCATTGTTTGACTTTGGCATCGTCGACTATGACTTTAACACATGTGACATGTATAGAATTCTCGTTTTAAGATCAAATAGGAAAACGTCAAGAATGACAGTGACCCAATACGATCTTTCTCGTTCCGATAACAACTAGTAACTTCTTTCGTTAACTTACAACCTAGTTTCGATGTAGTCCAAATAATGCTAAGAGAACAAAGACAACATATGTTACATATTGcaaaaacatttattacaatttatctcTCGAAATTCATCGTGTAAAGGTTCTTTATCATCGCATAAGCtatcgattattatatttgtttgtgATACACTGAAACGATCTTTTCTCatgaaaaataacgagaaGGATAGAAGGAGAACGAATCGAAGAAATTTGCAAAATCACAGATTACCCGTAATCAAATTTGTATGTGTTCGTATACACGAACATTATATAGGTGACTCGGTAATAAAGGTTAGGCGCCGTCACTAAGGAACGTGGCAGGTTACCACGCTGTGTAAAAGGAGAGACCCATACTATATCCAAATACCGTGCTTTTAAGGCACGTTCTTCGAGTCTGTTGGTATCGCTGCTGGTGTTATTGCGACTAACAAACAGTGTGTATAAGTACGAATTTCGATCTGAGAGCGTACAGTCTGTGGGCTGGAAAAATACCAAAATGGTGGCTGTACGATACGGGTGATGTGTACGCAGATATTGGAGTGCATTGTAATTTCAGGAAAAACACGTGCGAACACGCAACATATACAAAAATGGGTGACTCGAAGGCACAACACGGTACACAGGAGAT from Bombus pyrosoma isolate SC7728 linkage group LG8, ASM1482585v1, whole genome shotgun sequence includes these protein-coding regions:
- the LOC122569985 gene encoding calcium release-activated calcium channel protein 1-like, which translates into the protein MPNNNLAEKESLNRNSILMQDEKTSSERYGKGNTVTIQRSTEDIASKSSKATQIDLIQLSYGTQRIKPTSLAYLPRQASESGYPCYSKSSSLCPSQSELVLSPRNRNSRYVALDMRSMGSFPLSNCHTSVNNMPYTCCCTCVGSPVPPTSSPQQTEEQDGPEGLSWRRLHMSRAKLKATATTSELLSGFAMVAMVELQINEPTAVPEWLFVMFAVCTTVLVSVHIFALMISTYLLPNIEAISKLQVSRLVTESPHERMRGFIELAWAFSTVLGLFLFLVEVAILCWVKFWDYSFTAATASTIIVIPVLIVFIAFAVHFYHSLVVYKCESSVSDMNELESIKRNLDNVTMRQSSV
- the LOC122569984 gene encoding signal peptide peptidase-like 3 — protein: MATYQVDYQWAYTIMDSSRISTFLISILLIVYGSFRSLNMEQEAREREKEKERGNLLTGILSNSSTANADGANGRVQTLNTMHALCLPLGASISLLVMFFFFDSMQMLVAICTAIVAAVALAFLLLPMCQYIIRPCSDGNKISFGVCGRFTGAELLSFSLSVSIVCIWVLTGHWLLMDAMGMGLCVAFIAFIRLPSLKVSTILLTGLLIYDVFWVFFSSYIFSTNVMVKVATRPADNPVNLVARRLHLGGVAREAPKLPLPGKLVFPSMHQAGHFSMLGLGDVVMPGLLLCFVLRYDAYKKTQLLPGGCETGVPPPRHINRISYFHCSLIGYFLGLLTATVSSEVFKAAQPALLYLVPFTLLPLLTMAYLKGDLRRMWSEPFISQQPSKHMEV